One segment of Pseudomonas asgharzadehiana DNA contains the following:
- a CDS encoding nitrilase-related carbon-nitrogen hydrolase: MNVSTSPVRVAVVQFDPQVGTQNRPANLNTSLSLALEAVNNGANLIVLPELANTGYLSSLLGVLVWRQQWRKRGWYPTYVPLVSVVPAVVLAYGGSMTVIVSSALLGALVAPPLACSIAGRLPSYLHPYIGNVLSMAISTVLIVPTIGYWLAQ; this comes from the coding sequence ATGAACGTATCCACGAGTCCCGTGCGCGTCGCCGTTGTGCAATTCGATCCGCAAGTCGGTACGCAAAACCGCCCCGCCAACCTGAACACCAGCCTGAGCCTGGCCCTGGAAGCGGTGAATAACGGCGCCAATCTGATTGTGCTGCCGGAGCTGGCCAATACCGGTTACCTGTCCTCGTTGCTGGGGGTGCTGGTGTGGCGTCAGCAATGGCGCAAACGGGGCTGGTACCCGACCTATGTGCCCTTGGTGTCGGTGGTACCTGCGGTGGTATTGGCCTATGGCGGCAGCATGACGGTGATTGTGAGCAGTGCGCTGCTGGGGGCGCTGGTTGCTCCGCCGCTGGCGTGCTCGATTGCCGGACGGCTGCCGAGTTATCTGCATCCGTATATTGGGAATGTACTGTCGATGGCGATCAGCACGGTGTTGATCGTGCCAACCATCGGCTATTGGCTCGCCCAGTGA